One genomic window of Cryptococcus neoformans var. neoformans JEC21 chromosome 13 sequence includes the following:
- a CDS encoding endopeptidase, putative: MPVPAVTTSAAGSLTLLEDPDKDVRVYALNHLLSIVGQFWAEMSDKLPYLELLADPLSKELAPENRPFAALLISKIYFYMGFQDEAVEFALKAGVAFEKESEGEYRETIIAGCLDQAIDKTQKGEDIPADLQSIVDSVLRSSSGENAKLAMGLALSLRRLDLIEMIYLSSRGPSQASSSKSERVVHDENLLRYVLAEVVSGTSGNEAWPEDFRANLFSLLRRLFHLNPNPDWNSITTVWAQSSDVESTVESLVKLLEVDDNLTVYQIAFDLTEVASQAFIDEVREKLGETKWAAPVDGSEDDVRVVLNNILRGDTSAELFLNFLSRNNKTDMSILKVTKETLEDRYSIYHSAITFTNAFAHCGTTSDKFLRENLDWLGRASNWAKFSTTAALGLIHRGSWVNGNRVVKPYLPGGAAPNKYSEGGALFALGLIYAGRVEFAEEELKKGLAEGNDPLVQHGAALGMGVSALASADDEIYDEIRPILFQDDAVAGEAAGYAMGLVMLGTASERALEEMLSYARETQHEKIIRGLAMGIAFLMYGQREAANPVIQRLTEDKDAILRYGGMYTIALAFAGTGNNKAVKKLLHVAVSDVNDDVRRAAVTALGFVLFRNHTTVPRVVQLLAESYNPHVRYGATLALGISCAATGLESAIELLEPMTKDPVDYVRQGAYISLAMILIQQSEAACPKSITIRELFAKVVADKHEDPMARFGASLAQGIIDAGGRNLTLALSTRAGTLNQNAVVGMALFVQFWYWFPLAHGLGLAFTPTAVIAIDGKMKVPQLELECHARPSLYAYPATEKKVEEKKKDKQKAAVLSTTARAKARERVKKAEAGEVMETDDKAEESGKGKDAAPTPKKSKPSEPSSFKIPNMSRVTPSQLAYVTFPTSGRYTPVRPLDHSPLSGSNINGKPSTLASGASASGSIVVLRDEKPEEPAEYIELSKELWPGWLPANPEAAAAILAQATAEGSGGAPGSGVTGQAQQQQQEPEEEAEAPPAFEYPFEDE, translated from the exons ATGCCAGTCCCAGCAGTAACGACGTCAGCAGCAGGAtccctcaccctccttgAAGATCCCGACAAGGATGTCAGGGTCTACGCCCTCAAccaccttctctccatcgTTGGCCAGTTCTGGGCAGAAATGTCGGACAAGCTTCCTTATCT GGAATTGTTGGCCGACCCTCTTTCCAAAGAACTTGCCCCGGAGAACCGACCGTTTGCCGcactcctcatctccaagaTTTACTTTTACATGGGTTTCCAAGATGAAGCTGTAGAGTTTGCATTGAAGGCTGGGGTAGCATTTGAGAAGGAATCTGAAGGAGAGTACAGGGAAACGATCATCG CTGGATGCTTGGATCAGGCGATTGACAAAACGcaaaaaggagaggatATCCCAGCGGATCTGCAGAGCATTGTTGACTCTGTTCTCCGAAGCAGCTCTGGGGAGAATGCAAAGCTC GCAATGGGTTTGGCGCTCTCCCTTCGGCGGCTCGACCTTATCGAGATGATCTATCTTAGTTCTAGAGGGCCATCTCaagcatcttcatcgaaGTCTGAGCGAGTCGTGCATGATGAGAATTTGTTGCGATATGTCCTTGCAGAGGTTGTCTCAGGTACTAGCGGGAATGAGGCTTGGCCGGAAGATTTCCGTGCCAAT TTGTTCAGCCTCCTTCGCCGATTATTCCATCTCAACCCCAACCCCGATTGGAATTCTATAACTACCGTTTGGGCTCAAAGCTCAGACGTTGAATCAACAGTAGAATCCCTCGTCAAGCTTCTCGAGGTTGACGACAACTTGACGGTGTACCAAATTGCGTTTGACCTCACCGAAGTGGCATCTCAAGCGTTTATCGACGAGGTGCGGGAAAAGTTGGGAGAGACCAAATGGGCTGCGCCTGTCGACGGCTCT GAGGACGATGTCCGGGTAGTCTTAAATAACATTCTTCGAGGCGACACCAGCGCCGAACTGTTCCTCAATTTCCTCAGTAGGAACAACAAGACCGACATGTCAATACTTAAAGTCACCAAGGAAACTCTTGAAGATCGATATTCCATCTATCACTCCGCCATCACCTTCACCAACGCTTTTGCCCACTGCGGCACCACATCGGACAAGTTCCTTCGTGAGAACCTCGACTGGCTCGGCCGAGCTTCCAACTGGGCCAAGTTCTCCACAACTGCCGCTTTGGGTCTCATTCACCGTGGAAGCTGGGTCAACGGTAACCGCGTCGTAAAGCCCTACCTTCCCGGAGGTGCTGCTCCCAACAAGTACAGTGAAGGAGGTGCCCTCTTCGCGCTTGGTCTCATCTATGCCGGTCGTGTCGAGTTTGCTGAGGAAGAGCTCAAGAAGGGTTTGGCCGAAGGTAACGACCCTCTCGTCCAACACGGTGCTGCTCTTGGTATGGGCGTTAGCGCATTGGCTTCTGCCGACGATGAAATTTACGACGAGATTCGAccaatcctcttccaagaTGATGCTGTCGCGGGCGAGGCCGCAGGTTATGCCATGGGTCTTGTGATGCTCGGTACAGCGTCAGAGAGAgctttggaggagatgTTATCTTACGCGAGGGAAACACAGCATGAGAAGATTATCCGGGGTTTGGCTATGGGTATCGCGTTCTTGATGTACGGTCAGAGGGAGGCAGCGAACCCTGTGATCCAGAGGTTGACGGAGGACAAG GATGCCATCCTCCGATATGGCGGTATGTACACCATCGCCCTCGCCTTTGCGGGTACGGGTAACAACAAGGCTGTCAAGAAGCTTCTCCATGTCGCTGTCTCTGATGTCAATGACGATGTTCGACGGGCTGCTGTCACCGCTCTTGGTTTTGTACTCTTCAGAAACCACACTACAGTGCCTAGGGTTGTGCAGCTGTTGGCCGAGAGCTATAACCCCCATGTGAGGTATGGTGCGACGCTTGCTTTGGGTATCTCGTGTGCTGCTACTGGTCTTGAG TCTGCCATTGAGCTCCTTGAACCCATGACCAAAGACCCTGTTGACTATGTCCGTCAAGGTGCTTACATCTCCCTTGCCATGATTCTCATCCAACAATCCGAAGCCGCATGCCCCAAGTCTATCACCATTCGAGAACTTTTTGCCAAGGTCGTCGCCGACAAACACGAAGATCCCATGGCTCGATTCGGTGCTTCTCTCGCCCAGGGTATCATTGATGCCGGTGGTCGCAACCTGACCCTAGCCCTCTCTACACGAGCTGGTACTTTGAACCAGAACGCTGTTGTCGGTATGGCGCTTTTTGTTCAGTTCTGGTACTGGTTCCCTCTCGCCCACGGTTTGGGTCTTGCTTTCACCCCTACAGCAGTGATTGCTATCGATGGCAAGATGAAGGTTCCACAACTGGAGCTTGAATGCCACGCCCGCCCGAGCTTGTATGCTTATCCGGCcactgagaagaaggtggaggagaagaagaaggacaagcAGAAGGCTGCCGTGCTTTCTACTACTGCAAGGGCTAaggcgagggagagggTCAAGAAGGCCGAAGCGGGTGAGGTTATGGAGACCGACGACAAGGCTGAAGAGAGtgggaagggcaaggatgcCGCGCCTACACCAAAAAAATCTAAACCATCTGAgccatcctctttcaaaaTCCCGAACATGTCCCGCGTTACCCCGTCACAATTGGCATACGTCACCTTCCCTACTTCGGGACGATACACGCCCGTCCGACCTCTTGaccactctcctctttctggCTCTAATATTAACGGTAAACCATCAACGTTAGCGTCAGGAGCGAGTGCGAGTGGCAGTATCGTGGTTCTTCGAGACGAAAAGCCCGAGGAGCCTGCAGAGTATATTGAACTGAGTAAGGAGTTGTGGCCTGGATGGCTGCCGGCAAACCCCgaagcggcagcagctaTTTTGGCGCAGGCTACCGCAGAAGGGTCTGGTGGGGCGCCGGGTTCGGGTGTTACTGGGCAagctcaacaacaacagcaagagcccgaggaggaggcagaGGCCCCACCAGCGTTTGAGTACCCgtttgaggatgagtaG